One genomic region from Jiangella sp. DSM 45060 encodes:
- a CDS encoding YggS family pyridoxal phosphate-dependent enzyme: MAADADIRANLAAVRERVDAACAAAGRAPGEVEVLLATKTQPADRIAVAIAAGARLIGENRVQELAAKDAELSGLPCERHFIGHLQSNKVNQVLRYVSCVQSVDGVELADRLQRRLEAQDRTLAVLVQVNTSGEASKSGVAPDDAIAVVKEVAARDRLRVRGLMTVGLQSPDDALVRASYRDLRVLRDRAADAVGAALPVLSMGMSGDLEAAVAEGATLVRVGSAVFGARPRTA; this comes from the coding sequence ATGGCGGCCGACGCGGACATCCGGGCCAATCTGGCGGCGGTGCGGGAACGGGTCGACGCCGCCTGCGCGGCGGCCGGTCGGGCGCCCGGCGAGGTCGAGGTGCTGCTGGCCACGAAGACGCAGCCGGCCGATCGTATCGCCGTGGCCATCGCGGCCGGCGCCCGGCTGATCGGCGAGAACCGGGTCCAGGAGCTGGCGGCGAAGGACGCCGAGCTCTCCGGGTTGCCGTGCGAGCGGCACTTCATCGGCCACCTGCAGTCGAACAAGGTCAACCAGGTGCTGCGCTACGTCAGCTGCGTGCAGTCCGTCGACGGCGTCGAGCTGGCCGACCGGCTCCAGCGCCGGCTCGAGGCGCAGGACCGCACGCTCGCCGTGCTGGTGCAGGTCAACACGTCCGGCGAGGCGAGCAAGTCCGGGGTCGCGCCGGACGACGCGATCGCCGTCGTCAAGGAGGTCGCCGCCCGCGACCGCCTGCGGGTCCGCGGCCTGATGACGGTCGGGCTGCAGTCGCCGGACGACGCGTTGGTGCGGGCGTCCTACCGCGACCTGCGGGTGCTGCGCGACCGCGCCGCCGACGCCGTCGGAGCCGCGTTGCCGGTGCTGTCGATGGGGATGAGCGGCGATCTGGAGGCGGCCGTCGCGGAGGGTGCGACGCTGGTCCGGGTGGGCTCCGCGGTGTTCGGCGCACGGCCCCGGACGGCCTGA